The following coding sequences lie in one Oncorhynchus nerka isolate Pitt River linkage group LG14, Oner_Uvic_2.0, whole genome shotgun sequence genomic window:
- the LOC115141018 gene encoding uncharacterized protein LOC115141018 yields MFFQLVCILVSVFSVSVCAASVGEKLVSYTCQEGTNTLEAPFGVVDPQCDQSWTTSKKPIAYYENGKGECSFSCEEVFSGKVILRECPNVTLTIGCTTKDGVYEETRLHFSAISRPAVSMTTTNTANNHIAHYGISVSNQALPPKTASTASTNVQHAHYGIIIFSVLSPLVIVISVIISRYCRSRPNEVMQETLAVFSPKTGRRKAIDLFW; encoded by the exons ATGTTTTTTCAACTCGTCTGCATTCTAG TCTCCGTATTCTCAGTCTCAGTGTGCGCAGCCTCAGTAGGGGAGAAGCTGGTTTCCTACACATGTCAAGAGGGTACAAACACACTTGAAGCACCATTTGGAGTAGTGGATCCCCAATGTGATCAGAGCTGGACCACTAGCAAAAAG CCCATTGCCTACTATGAAAATGGCAAAGGTGAATGCAGTTTTTCATGCGAAGAAGTGTTCTCTGGCAAAGTCATCCTCCGTGAATGTCCCAATGTCACATTAACTATTGGTTGCACCACCAAG GATGGGGTATATGAAGAGACCAGGCTGCACTTCTCAG CGATAAGCAGACCAGCTGTCTCTATGACAACCACTAACACTGCAAACAATCATATCGCACATTATG GGATAAGTGTCAGCAACCAAGCTTTGCCTCCGAAAACTGCCAGCACTGCCTCTACAAACGTTCAACATGCTCATTATG GAATAATTATATTCTCGGTCCTGTCACCTCTGGTTATTGTGATCAGCGTGATCATCAGCCGTTACTGCAGATCTCGTCCAAATGAAG TGATGCAGGAGACGTTGGCAGTCTTTTCACCTAAGACAGGAAGGAGAAAAGCCATAGATCTTTTTTGGTGA
- the LOC115141019 gene encoding CD83 antigen-like, with product MFFQLVWILAASVQCGLTQDRPTHEVKSVCGEDSILKCKAICKPGVQYRAVRWYKLGEEPSNKESGLLMKRLSSPKSTTQWYAGLEREVELLADDSFDIFLPNVTAVDSGRYKCLLAAPVGEQNQEGQVHLRVTGCLESTDQSEERDTILVLSIVGIVAALLIFTISYVILRNMLLQRSKKYPQEPLLDAPLEKKDLMLIYTLGPNWSRQGSIKHVCV from the exons ATGTTTTTTCAACTCGTCTGGATTCTAG CTGCCTCCGTGCAATGTGGGCTCACACAGGATAGGCCTACCCATGAAGTGAAGTCAGTTTGTGGAGAGGACTCAATTCTGAAATGTAAAGCAATATGTAAGCCTGGGGTCCAATACCGGGCGGTGAGGTGGTACAAG CTGGGTGAGGAGCCCTCTAATAAGGAGTCTGGTCTATTGATGAAGAGGCTATCATCACCTAAAAGCACCACCCAATGGTACgccggtctggagcgtgaagtgGAACTTTTGGCTGATGATTCTTTCGATATCTTCCTGCCCAATGTAACGGCTGTTGATAGCGGGAGGTACAAGTGTCTCCTGGCAGCACCTGTAGGAGAGCAGAACCAGGAGGGGCAGGTTCACCTCAGAGTGACAG GTTGCCTTGAGTCCACAGACCAATCAGAAGAAAGGGATACCATTCTAGTTCTTTCCATTGTGGGGATTGTGGCGGCATTGCTGATATTCACCATCAGCTAT GTCATCCTAAGGAATATGTTATTGCAAAGGAGTAAGAAGTATCCACAAGAACCACTTCTAGATGCACCCCTTGAGAAGAAAGATTTAATGTTGATTTACACTCTGGGGCCAAACTGGTCGAGACAGGGTTCCATAaaacatgtctgtgtgtga